Proteins co-encoded in one Malus domestica chromosome 09, GDT2T_hap1 genomic window:
- the LOC103444439 gene encoding zinc finger CCCH domain-containing protein 2 (The RefSeq protein has 5 substitutions, 1 non-frameshifting indel compared to this genomic sequence), which yields MSSVCDEQHNFHPSHQLQSFKKTLLRDSNTDFPPRKLLTRRIPQEFPSSDMYAAADRGSPRFSSADEALVRKFLPCNTGSDDSDDDEVDPYSSDHFRMFEFKVRRCTRSRSHDWTDCPFAHPGEKARRRDPRRHHYSGTVCADYRRGSCSRGDSCEFSHGVFECWLHPARYRTEACKDGKNCKRKVCFFAHTPRQLRVLPADQVLSPMAGSKKYHLNNSSVGSPRSCSNNNKQYCCLFCHSAAATSSPTSTLLGGMSHHLSPPVSPAAKHCSSVDEFHNSPVMSPCGGLGLGCLDQVHASTGGLMSYNEVVAELMSSLEAMKFHEAAAAAAASQKRWVDISFDVNMNYAAADDDLQQQQQQFILSPSTPSPSQPFGGGKGRGINFFDGDENWSSRNGSLLGFDRDTNMPIKNKEIINGGGFTSAADSDPDLGWVNDLLM from the coding sequence ATGAGTAGTGTTTGCGACGAGCAGCACAATTTCCACCCCTCCCACCAGCTCCAATCATTCAAGAAAACCCTCCTCAGGGACAGCAACACTGACATCCCACCGAGGAAGCTCCTCACCCGCCGCAGCCCCCAAGAATTTCCCTCTTCTGACATGTACGCCGCAGCTGACTGCGGATCCCCGCGCTTCTCCTCCGCTGACGAGGCCCTCGTCCGCAAATTCCTCCCCTGCAACACCGGCTCTGATGACGACGAGGTCGATCCCTACTCCTCCGACCACTTCCGCATGTTTGAGTTCAAGGTCCGCCGGTGCACCCGCAGCCGCAGCCACGACTGGACTGACTGCCCTTTCGCCCACCCCGGAGAGAAGGCTCGCCGGCGGGACCCGCGCCGCCATCACTACTCAGGCACCGTGTGCGCGGACTATCGGCGTGGATCATGCAGCCGCGGCGACAGCTGTGAATTTTCGCACGGAGTCTTTGAGTGCTGGCTGCACCCGGCGAGGTATAGAACTGAGGCTTGCAAAGACGGGAAGAACTGCAAGAGGAAGGTGTGCTTCTTTGCGCACACGCCACGTCAGCTTAGGGTTTTGCCGGCGGATCAGGTGCTTTCCCCCATGGCTGGTTCCAAGAAGTACCACCTGAACAACTCATCGGTGGGGTCGCCCCGTTCCTGTTCGAACAACAATAAACAGTACTGCTGTTTGTTCTGTCATTCAGCGGCGGCGACGTCGTCTCCAACTTCGACTCTGTTGGACGGTATGTCTCATCATTTGTCGCCGCCTGTGTCGCCAGCAGCTAAACACTGCTCGTCGGTGGACGAGTTTCATAATTCGCCAGTTATGTCTCCCTGTGGTGGGTTAGGGTTGGGGTGTTTGGATCAGGTGCATGCAAGCACAGGTGGGTTGATGAGCTACAACGAAGTGGTTGCTGAGCTCATGAGCTCCTTGGAGGCCATGAAATTCCATGAAGCTGCCGCTGCCGCTGCTGCTTCTCAGAAGAGGTGGGTCGACATTTCATTTGATGTGAATATGAATTATGCTGCTGCTGATGACGAtctgcagcagcagcaacaacagTTTATTCTTTCACCGTCCACTCCGAGCCCAAGCCAACCATTTGGAGGCGGAAAAGGACGCGGGATCAATTTTTTTGACGGGGATGAAAATTGGTCATCAAGAAATGGAAGCTTGTTGGGTTTTGATCGTGATACCAATATGCCCATAAAAAATAACGAGATCATTAACGGAGGAGGGTTTACCTCAGCCGCTGACTCGGACCCGGATCTTGGCTGGGTTAATGACCTCTTGATGTAA